Proteins encoded by one window of uncultured Draconibacterium sp.:
- a CDS encoding T9SS type A sorting domain-containing protein, with translation MKTLCLLFLLLIGTATISNAQSILAGSYEESDYYFDVTPDFVLINGGDNNTNGNKYPIDLNGDDILDISITGNIMGWNYRIGDISVIAEEHCKVAFGRIDTIVPNITEGECSGATDKYFTITHCFSLMDTINNSVHWSDSIHHYIKYEYLQLCHPTHSDSISSAIIGVQLRVDTDTLYGWIKLNDMLLAPFDGARVTIEEYACNSQFTGIDEINSLISIFPNPCKDFFSVELTRSYTDGEVSIYNMNGYKLLEKQVNSPNLRIDLGQLKNGIYLVKLYNGESYSYKKIVKM, from the coding sequence ATGAAAACTTTATGTTTACTCTTTTTATTACTTATTGGTACTGCCACAATATCAAATGCTCAATCTATTTTAGCCGGCAGTTATGAAGAATCGGATTATTATTTTGATGTAACGCCAGACTTTGTTTTAATTAATGGAGGTGATAATAATACTAATGGTAACAAATATCCAATTGATTTAAATGGGGATGATATTTTAGATATTTCAATAACAGGGAACATTATGGGGTGGAATTATAGAATTGGGGATATTTCAGTAATAGCAGAAGAACATTGTAAAGTTGCCTTTGGAAGAATAGATACGATTGTTCCCAATATTACCGAAGGAGAATGCTCTGGTGCTACAGATAAATACTTTACAATTACACATTGTTTTTCATTAATGGATACTATCAATAATTCAGTTCATTGGTCCGACTCCATTCATCATTACATCAAATATGAATATCTTCAATTGTGTCATCCCACACACTCTGATTCTATTTCATCAGCGATAATAGGCGTGCAATTGAGAGTTGATACAGACACTTTATATGGATGGATTAAATTAAATGATATGTTATTAGCGCCATTTGACGGGGCAAGAGTTACAATTGAAGAGTATGCATGTAATTCGCAATTCACTGGCATTGATGAAATAAACTCTTTAATATCAATTTTTCCAAATCCATGTAAAGATTTTTTTTCTGTAGAATTGACTCGTTCGTATACTGACGGTGAAGTCTCAATATATAATATGAATGGATATAAACTCCTGGAGAAGCAGGTAAATTCACCAAATTTAAGGATTGATCTGGGCCAATTAAAAAATGGTATTTATCTTGTAAAACTGTATAATGGGGAAAGTTATTCGTACAAAAAAATAGTAAAGATGTAA